Proteins encoded within one genomic window of Triticum aestivum cultivar Chinese Spring chromosome 2D, IWGSC CS RefSeq v2.1, whole genome shotgun sequence:
- the LOC123053089 gene encoding 70 kDa peptidyl-prolyl isomerase-like, giving the protein MAAVEDEALRALEEEDDAMMNEPDGEPMDGLDVDEEEEADSPATMKVGEEKEIGKQGLKKKLVKEGEGWERPETGDEVEVHYTGTLLDGTKFDSSRDRGTPFKFKLGQGQVIKGWDQGIKTMKKGENAVLTIPPDLAYGEAGSPPTIPPNATLQFDVELLSWASVKDICKDGGIFKKVLVEGQKWENPKDLDEVTVKYEARLEDGSVVSKSEGIEFAVKDGYFCPALSKAVKTMKKGEKVLLTVKPQYGFGEQGRPASEVEAAVPPNSTLHIDLELVSWKTITLIGDDKRILKKVLKEGEGYERPNDGAVVRVRLIGKLDDGTVFTKKGHEGDEPFEFKTDEEQVIEGLDTTVLTMKKGEVASARIPPEHAFGSTETKLDIAMVPPNSTVFYEVDLVSFEKEKESWDLKSNAENIEAAAKKKDEGNAWFKMGKYAKASKRYEKAAKYIEYDSSFSEDEKKQSKAVKISIKLNNAACKLKLKDYKEAEKLCAKVLELESTNVKALYRRAQAYTELVDLELAELDIKKALEIDPDNREVKVAYKALKDKLREYNKRDAKFYGNMFAKWRKTENAAGKQNAQPMAIDSTA; this is encoded by the exons ATGGCCGCCGTGGAGGATGAGGCGCTGAGGGCGCTGGAAGAGGAGGACGACGCCATGATGAACGAGCCGGACGGCGAGCCCATGGACGGCCTCGAcgtcgacgaggaggaggaggccgactcCCCGGCGACGATGAAGGTCGGCGAGGAGAAGGAGATCGGGAAGCAGGGGCTGAAGAAGAAGCTCGTCAAGGAGGGCGAGGGCTGGGAACGGCCCGAGACCGGCGACGAGGTCGAAG TGCACTACACGGGCACTCTCCTCGACGGGACCAAGTTCGATTCGAGCCGAGACCGCGGGACTCCCTTCAAGTTCAAGCTCGGGCAGGGGCAGGTGATCAAGGGATGGGACCAGGGCATCAAGACCATGAAGAAGGGCGAGAACGCCGTCCTCACCATCCCGCCGGACCTCGCGTACGGCGAGGCGGGCTCCCCGCCCACGATCCCGCCCAACGCCACGCTCCAGTTCGACGTCGAGCTCCTCTCGTGGGCCAGCGTCAAGGACATCTGCAAGGACGGCGGCATCTTCAAGAAGGTCCTGGTCGAGGGTCAGAAATGGGAGAATCCCAAGGATCTCGACGAAGTTACTG TCAAGTACGAGGCGAGACTTGAGGATGGATCCGTCGTGTCCAAGTCAGAGGGTATTGAATTCGCAGTGAAGGATG GTTACTTCTGCCCTGCACTTTCCAAAGCCGTGAAGACCATGAAGAAGGGCGAGAAGGTCCTCCTGACCGTCAAGCCACAAT ATGGTTTCGGCGAGCAAGGAAGGCCGGCTTCTGAGGTTGAAGCCGCGGTGCCCCCGAATTCCACATTGCACATCGATCTTGAGCTAGTCTCCTGGAAGACGATCACCCTCATCGGTGACGACAAGAGGATCTTGAAGAAGGTGctcaaggaaggagaaggctaCGAGCGCCCCAACGACGGGGCAGTTGTCAGAG TGAGACTGATCGGCAAGTTGGACGACGGCACTGTGTTCACGAAGAAAGGACATGAAGGCGACGAACCATTCGAGTTCAAGACGGATGAGGAGCAGGTCATCGAAGGGCTGGACACGACGGTGCTCACCATGAAGAAAGGAGAGGTCGCGTCAGCTAGAATACCACCTGAACATGCGTTCGGTTCCACTGAGACGAAGCTTGATATTGCTATGGTTCCTCCCAACTCCACCGTCTTTTATGAAGTGGACCTCGTTTCCTTCGAGAAG GAGAAAGAATCTTGGGACTTGAAGAGTAATGCTGAGAACATCGAAGCAGCTGCTAAAAAGAAAGATGAAGGAAATGCGTGGTTTAAGATGGGCAAGTACGCCAAGGCTTCCAAGAGATATGAGAAG GCTGCAAAGTACATTGAGTATGACAGCTCCTTCAGCGAGGACGAGAAGAAGCAATCCAAGGCAGTGAAGATCAGCATCAAGCTCAACAACGCAGCGTGCAAACTGAAACTCAAGGATTACAAGGAAGCAGAGAAACTCTGCGCCAAG GTTTTGGAGCTGGAGAGCACAAACGTCAAGGCTCTGTACCGGAGGGCGCAGGCGTACACCGAGCTCGTGGATCTGGAGCTGGCAGAACTAGATATCAAGAAGGCTCTGGAGATCGACCCAGACAACAG GGAGGTGAAGGTTGCGTACAAGGCGTTGAAGGACAAGCTGAGGGAGTACAACAAGAGGGACGCCAAGTTCTACGGCAACATGTTCGCCAAATGGAGGAAGACGGAGAACGCCGCCGGGAAGCAGAACGCGCAGCCTATGGCCATCGACAGCACCGCGTGA